A window from Seriola aureovittata isolate HTS-2021-v1 ecotype China chromosome 14, ASM2101889v1, whole genome shotgun sequence encodes these proteins:
- the snx5 gene encoding sorting nexin-5, with product MTSTLDENSKEKMRSVSVDLNNDASLLIDIPDALCERDKVKFTVHTKTTLSSFQKPEFSVPRQHEDFIWLHDTLVETEDYAGLIIPPAPPKPDFESPREKMHKLGEGEATMTKEEYAKMKQELEAEYLAVFKKTVQVHEIFLQRLSSHPILSKDRNFQIFLEYDQDLSVRRKNAKEMFGGFFKNMVKSADEVLISGVKEVDDFFEQEKTFLLDYYSKIKDSTAKAEKMTRAHKNIADDYIHISATLNSISGDDSTANKKHLEKLSDLFEKLRKVEGRVASDQELKLTELLRYYMRDIQAAKDLLYRRARALADYENSNKALDKARLKSKDIPQAEEHQQHCLQKFDRLSESGKKELTGFKGRRVVAFRKNLIEMAELEIKHAKNNVTLLQGCIDLLKSN from the exons ATGACATCCACCTTAGACGAAAACAGCAAGGAAAAG ATGcgctctgtgtctgtggatcTAAACAACGATGCCTCTCTTCTCATTGACATTCCTGATGCACTCTGTGAAAGGGACAAAGTCAAGTTCACTGTCCATACAAAA ACCACTCTTAGCTCTTTCCAGAAGCCAGAGTTCTCTGTTCCTAGGCAGCATGAAGACTTCATCTGGCTACATGACACTCTGGTTGAGACAGAGGACTACGCTGGCCTGATA ATTCCCCCAGCACCCCCAAAGCCTGACTTTGAGAGCCCAAGAGAAAAGATGCACAAACTGGGGGAAGGTGAAGCCACTATGACCAAAGAGGAGTATGCTAAAAtgaagcaggagctggaggc tgaatACCTGGCTGTTTTCAAGAAGACTGTCCAAGTGCACGAAATCTTCCTGCAGAGATTGTCCTCTCACCCCATTTTAAGCAAAGACAGAAACTTCCAGATTTTCTTAGAGTATGACCAGGAT CTGAGTGTGAGAAGAAAGAATGCCAAGGAAATGTTTGGAGGATTCTTTAAAAACATGGTGAAGTCAGCTGATGAGGTCCTTATCTCAGGAGTAAAG GAAGTCGATGACTTTTTTGAGCAGGAGAAGACATTCCTGCTTGACTACTACAGCAAGATAAAAGATTCCACTGctaaagcagagaaaatgaccCGCGCCCACAAAA ATATTGCGGATGATTATATTCACATCTCTGCCACTCTGAACAGTATCTCTGGGGACGATAGTACAGCAAATAAGAA ACACCTGGAGAAGTTGTCAGACCTGTTTGAGAAGCTTAGA AAAGTGGAGGGAAGAGTAGCATCTGACCAGGAGCTGAAACTGACAGAGTTGCTAAGATACTACATGAGAGACATCCAGGCTGCTAAG GACCTTTTGTACAGGCGAGCTCGGGCATTAGCTGACTATGAGAACTCTAACAAGGCTTTGGATAAGGCCCGACTGAAAAGCAAGGACATACCCCAGGCAGAGGAGCACCAGCAGCACTGCCTGCAGAAATTTGACAGGCTTTCAGAGTCTGGGAAGAAAG AGCTCACCGGTTTCAAGGGCAGGCGTGTTGTGGCCTTCAGGAAGAACCTCATAGAGATGGCTGAGCTGGAGATAAAACATGCCAAG AACAATGTGACTCTACTGCAGGGATGCATTGATCTGCTCAAGAGCAACTGA
- the mgme1 gene encoding mitochondrial genome maintenance exonuclease 1: protein MFILKLVVSVGGSMVPQCTSLLVRNLSLACHCLRYPKRNSPYSPSNSERYSSLLKSVMSSRVSSQTPETLQAEDDHIYGPIVKGQTPSSRPEMREPRTFHPFLNCEKTLETEEPESGLPVRILFDRSPGRTIVPSVSRILQQTLSPEQIFYLERWKKRMVAELGEDGFKEYTQNLFRQGKIFHSVLEDVLMSGETWEETHPPETPEYPPEVQGYMESISHILEDVTAVRATESTVQHDTLNYLGIVDCVAHYRGVLCVIDWKTSEKPKPFLRNTYDNPIQVAAYAGALNSDDNYKYQVENGLIVVAYKDGSPAHAHQLSSELMLEYWKTWLLRLEEFTEQRPSHVSSAFSEKR from the exons ATGTTCATTCTTAAACTCGTGGTGTCTGTTGGAGGCAGCATGGTCCCTCAGTGCACCTCCCTCCTTGTGAGGAACTTGTCACTTGCCTGTCATTGCCTAAGATACCCCAAACGAAACAGCCCATACAGCCCATCGAACAGTGAGCGCTACTCTTCTCTTTTGAAGTCTGTCATGTCCTCCAGGGTCAGTTCCCAAACCCCAGAGACCCTCCAAGCGGAAGACGACCACATTTATGGACCTATCGTCAAAGGGCAAACACCCTCCTCAAGACCAGAGATGAGAGAACCTAGAACCTTTCATCCCTTCTTAAACTGTGAAAAGACTCTCGAAACGGAGGAGCCTGAGTCAGGACTTCCAGTCCGGATTTTGTTTGACAGGAGCCCAGGAAGGACTATCGTACCGAGTGTGAGCCGCATACTTCAGCAGACGCTTTCCCCAGAGCAGATCTTCTACCTGGAGAGATGGAAGAAGAGGATGGTCGCAGAGCTTGGAGAGGATGGCTTCAAAGAATACACACAGA ATTTATTTAGACAAGGGAAGATCTTCCATTCCGTTTTGGAGGATGTTCTGATGTCAGGTGAAACATGGGAGGAAACACATCCTCCAGAGACACCAGAGTATCCACCTGAAGTACAGGGATACATGGAGAGCATATCTCACATACTGGAGGATGTCACTGCAGTGAGAGCTACTGAAAGTACAGTACAACATGACACCCTGAACTATCTGGGAATTGTAGACTGTGTTGCTCACTACAG AGGCGTACTGTGCGTTATTGACTGGAAGACTTCAGAAAAGCCCAAACCATTCCTGAGAAACACATATGACAACCCTATTCAAGTGGCAGCCTACGCTGGAGCTTTGAATAGTGACGACAACTACAAATACCAG GTTGAAAATGGGCTCATTGTCGTGGCCTACAAAGACGGTTCACCTGCCCACGCTCATCAGCTGAGCTCAGAGCTGATGCTAGAGTACTGGAAAACTTGGTTGCTACGCCTTGAAGAGTTCACAGAACAGAG accCAGTCATGTGTCAAGTGCTTTTTCAGAAAAGAGATGA
- the si:dkey-76k16.6 gene encoding glycine N-acyltransferase-like protein 3 isoform X1 yields MLKETIRKSSVIDWTLFLCVGIDLRHAEIFTAVASEKNAPSKKRAVCHMMILEDVSKLPSLDSINPGICLSCLDESHIGLVNQTWKFGKNEAAMRMMHNMTANFPSCCVLDAERKPVSWILTYSSCAMGMLYTLPEHRGKGYAKVLVGTMARRLLAEGYPVYCFIEEENTVSYRLFKNLGFTENPSYRETWFAFNDI; encoded by the exons ATGCTCAAGGAAACCATAAGGAAGTCGTCTGTTATTGATTGGACCTTGTTCCTTTGTGTTG GAATTGATCTTCGCCATGCAGAGATATTCACAGCTGTGGCATCAGAAAAAAACGCACCCAGCAAAAAAAGGGCCGTGTGTCACATGATGATTCTAGAGGATGTATCCAAGCTTCCCTCTCTAGACAG CATCAACCCAGGGATCTGCCTAAGTTGTCTGGATGAATCTCACATTGGCTTAGTGAATCAGACATGGAAGTTTGGAAAGAATGAGGCTGCTATGAGGATGATGCACAACATGACTGCAAACTTCCCCTCCTGCTGTGTGctggatgcagagagaaagcCTGTGTCCTGGATCCTGACCTATTCGTCGTGTGCCATGGGGATGTTGTACACTCTGCCAGAGCACAGAGGGAAAGGCTACGCCAAAGTCCTGGTCGGCACCATGGCCAGAAGACTCCTTGCTGAGGGCTACCCAGTCTACTGCTTCATAGAGGAGGAGAACACGGTCTCCTACAGGCTCTTTAAAAACTTGGGCTTTACTGAAAATCCCTCGTACAGGGAAACCTGGTTTGCATTCAATGATATTTAG
- the si:dkey-76k16.6 gene encoding glycine N-acyltransferase-like protein 3 isoform X2, which translates to MMILEDVSKLPSLDSINPGICLSCLDESHIGLVNQTWKFGKNEAAMRMMHNMTANFPSCCVLDAERKPVSWILTYSSCAMGMLYTLPEHRGKGYAKVLVGTMARRLLAEGYPVYCFIEEENTVSYRLFKNLGFTENPSYRETWFAFNDI; encoded by the exons ATGATGATTCTAGAGGATGTATCCAAGCTTCCCTCTCTAGACAG CATCAACCCAGGGATCTGCCTAAGTTGTCTGGATGAATCTCACATTGGCTTAGTGAATCAGACATGGAAGTTTGGAAAGAATGAGGCTGCTATGAGGATGATGCACAACATGACTGCAAACTTCCCCTCCTGCTGTGTGctggatgcagagagaaagcCTGTGTCCTGGATCCTGACCTATTCGTCGTGTGCCATGGGGATGTTGTACACTCTGCCAGAGCACAGAGGGAAAGGCTACGCCAAAGTCCTGGTCGGCACCATGGCCAGAAGACTCCTTGCTGAGGGCTACCCAGTCTACTGCTTCATAGAGGAGGAGAACACGGTCTCCTACAGGCTCTTTAAAAACTTGGGCTTTACTGAAAATCCCTCGTACAGGGAAACCTGGTTTGCATTCAATGATATTTAG
- the LOC130181787 gene encoding glycine N-acyltransferase-like protein 3 isoform X2, translating to MKVLHKDELQIAEGVLLKHLPKSFKVYGFLYGINRNKPSTLEIVVDEWPDFKNKHALEFRKKVAYYSTDEQILRKMLTEQDAVDWSSSFLVGGLDISHAAMLKEVSSEREVNNRCFTLVNLLYLPDSSHVLVPKVDSELESRISSLNLSHVDVVNKTWKFGGDEQGYNTIKNLISNFPSCCITDDQGQPVSWILVYDYCAMGMLYTLPEHRGKGYAKVLVGTMAKRLHAEGYPVYCFIEEDNVVSYRLFKNLGFTEDPSYRAAWFEFNF from the exons ATGAAGGTCCTACACAAAGATGAGCTGCAGATTGCTGAAGGAGTTCTGCTAAAACACTTACCGAAGAGTTTTAAG GTCTACGGATTCCTATATGGtatcaacagaaacaaacccAGTACACTGGAAATAGTCGTTGATGAGTGGCCTGATTTTAAG AACAAGCACGCCTTGGAATTTAGGAAAAAGGTGGCATACTACAGCACGGATGAACAGATTTTAAGGAAAATGCTGACAGAGCAGGATGCAGTTGACTGGAGTTCTTCTTTCCTAGTCGGAG GTTTGGACATTTCCCATGCCGCCATGCTCAAAGAAGTGTCTTCTGAAAGAGAGGTTAATAACAGATGCTTTACTTTGGTGAATCTTCTGTATTTGCCAGACAGCAGCCATGTTCTCGTGCCAAAAGTGGACAG TGAGCTTGAATCAAGGATTTCATCTCTGAACCTTTCCCATGTTGACGTGGTGAATAAAACCTGGAAGTTTGGAGGGGATGAGCAAGGTTACAATACCATTAAAAACCTCATCAGCAACTTCCCGTCATGCTGCATCACTGACGACCAGGGTCAGCCCGTGTCCTGGATTCTGGTGTATGATTACTGTGCCATGGGGATGTTGTACACTCTGccagagcacagaggaaaaggctACGCCAAAGTCCTGGTAGGCACCATGGCCAAAAGACTCCATGCTGAGGGCTACCCAGTCTACTGCTTCATAGAGGAGGATAATGTGGTCTCCTACAGACTCTTTAAAAACCTGGGCTTCACTGAGGACCCCTCATACAGGGCGGCATGGTTTGAATTCAACTTTTGA
- the LOC130181787 gene encoding glycine N-acyltransferase-like protein 3 isoform X1: protein MKVLHKDELQIAEGVLLKHLPKSFKVYGFLYGINRNKPSTLEIVVDEWPDFKVIICRPHRENKHALEFRKKVAYYSTDEQILRKMLTEQDAVDWSSSFLVGGLDISHAAMLKEVSSEREVNNRCFTLVNLLYLPDSSHVLVPKVDSELESRISSLNLSHVDVVNKTWKFGGDEQGYNTIKNLISNFPSCCITDDQGQPVSWILVYDYCAMGMLYTLPEHRGKGYAKVLVGTMAKRLHAEGYPVYCFIEEDNVVSYRLFKNLGFTEDPSYRAAWFEFNF from the exons ATGAAGGTCCTACACAAAGATGAGCTGCAGATTGCTGAAGGAGTTCTGCTAAAACACTTACCGAAGAGTTTTAAG GTCTACGGATTCCTATATGGtatcaacagaaacaaacccAGTACACTGGAAATAGTCGTTGATGAGTGGCCTGATTTTAAGGTAATCATTTGCCGACCACATCGAGAG AACAAGCACGCCTTGGAATTTAGGAAAAAGGTGGCATACTACAGCACGGATGAACAGATTTTAAGGAAAATGCTGACAGAGCAGGATGCAGTTGACTGGAGTTCTTCTTTCCTAGTCGGAG GTTTGGACATTTCCCATGCCGCCATGCTCAAAGAAGTGTCTTCTGAAAGAGAGGTTAATAACAGATGCTTTACTTTGGTGAATCTTCTGTATTTGCCAGACAGCAGCCATGTTCTCGTGCCAAAAGTGGACAG TGAGCTTGAATCAAGGATTTCATCTCTGAACCTTTCCCATGTTGACGTGGTGAATAAAACCTGGAAGTTTGGAGGGGATGAGCAAGGTTACAATACCATTAAAAACCTCATCAGCAACTTCCCGTCATGCTGCATCACTGACGACCAGGGTCAGCCCGTGTCCTGGATTCTGGTGTATGATTACTGTGCCATGGGGATGTTGTACACTCTGccagagcacagaggaaaaggctACGCCAAAGTCCTGGTAGGCACCATGGCCAAAAGACTCCATGCTGAGGGCTACCCAGTCTACTGCTTCATAGAGGAGGATAATGTGGTCTCCTACAGACTCTTTAAAAACCTGGGCTTCACTGAGGACCCCTCATACAGGGCGGCATGGTTTGAATTCAACTTTTGA
- the cst3 gene encoding cystatin C (amyloid angiopathy and cerebral hemorrhage), whose protein sequence is MWKLVFPVLAAVFAVGLGSLVGGPQDIDINQEGAREALDFAVVQHNRGTNDLFLSQVAKVVKVQRQVVAGSKYIITVKMGKTPCRKDSANELCAVHTDEALARPYQCTFTVWSRPWINDIRMLDEKC, encoded by the exons ATGTGGAAGCTTGTATTTCCAGTTCTTGCGGCTGTTTTCGCCGTCGGATTAGGTAGTCTTGTGGGGGGGCCTCAAGACATAGATATCAATCAGGAAGGGGCACGAGAAGCCCTGGACTTCGCCGTCGTCCAACACAACAGAGGCACTAACGACCTGTTCCTGAGCCAAGTGGCGAAAGTGGTTAAGGTCCAAAGACAG GTGGTTGCTGGCAGCAAGTACATCATAACTGTGAAAATGGGGAAGACCCCCTGCAGAAAGGACAGTGCAAATGAACTGTGTGCCGTCCACACAGACGAGGCACTGGCTCGG CCTTACCAGTGCACATTTACCGTGTGGAGTCGCCCATGGATCAATGACATCAGGATGCTGGATGAGAAATGCTAG